From the genome of Bradyrhizobium elkanii USDA 76, one region includes:
- a CDS encoding DUF3313 domain-containing protein, whose product MRVEFLPGAATDAQSTGPASRNGQPNRPPLLAGAAVAMALLSGCASAPMTRGGSLASYDNLTPSDGVLAKSLVRVNKDEVLAAKTVRIVPTTFSQAASPTLSQEQRHLVANAIDRSLCVGLSERLQVVGPDQPADLSVHALVTQAAPTDEVAAGTSKVVSFLPSALGAGVPVPVPRLPVGLGSLTVEAEVRDQASRQQAAMIWARGANSFTNSPMVSSAGDAYDLAPSFSDDFSKLVVTGATPFGKAPELPSFDKIGATLGGKPKYAACEAFGRNPGLVGMAAGKLGLPPEWSDKAPATAGQ is encoded by the coding sequence ATGAGAGTCGAATTTCTGCCGGGCGCTGCGACTGATGCGCAGAGCACGGGCCCGGCGTCGCGCAATGGTCAGCCCAATCGGCCGCCCCTGCTTGCCGGCGCTGCGGTTGCGATGGCGTTGCTGTCGGGCTGTGCCAGCGCACCGATGACGCGGGGCGGGTCATTGGCATCCTACGACAATCTCACGCCGTCCGACGGAGTGCTGGCGAAATCGCTGGTTCGCGTCAACAAGGACGAGGTCCTCGCCGCGAAGACGGTGCGGATCGTCCCGACGACCTTCTCGCAGGCAGCGTCGCCGACGCTGTCCCAGGAGCAGCGGCACCTGGTGGCCAACGCGATCGATCGTTCGCTATGCGTCGGCCTGAGCGAGCGGCTTCAGGTCGTTGGTCCCGATCAGCCCGCGGATCTGTCCGTGCACGCGCTTGTCACCCAGGCGGCCCCCACCGACGAGGTCGCGGCGGGTACTTCCAAGGTGGTCAGCTTCCTGCCGAGCGCGCTCGGCGCGGGAGTGCCGGTGCCGGTGCCGCGGTTGCCGGTCGGGCTTGGCAGCCTGACCGTCGAAGCCGAGGTGCGCGATCAGGCCAGCCGCCAGCAGGCGGCGATGATCTGGGCCCGCGGGGCGAATTCGTTCACCAACTCGCCCATGGTCTCGAGCGCCGGTGACGCCTACGATCTCGCCCCTTCCTTCAGCGACGATTTCAGCAAGCTCGTCGTCACCGGCGCGACGCCATTCGGAAAGGCGCCGGAGCTGCCATCGTTCGACAAGATTGGCGCAACGCTCGGCGGCAAGCCGAAATACGCGGCCTGCGAGGCGTTCGGCCGCAATCCCGGCCTGGTCGGAATGGCCGCCGGCAAGCTTGGCCTGCCGCCGGAATGGTCGGACAAGGCGCCGGCGACAGCTGGCCAATAG
- a CDS encoding response regulator, producing the protein MQILEYDLVAFPVTNARILCVEDDADIARMLAEVLQDNGFRPVLVGSAVEMDALLKRESFDLIVLDVMLPGEDGLSICRRLRMSSTIPIIMLTARGEDIDRILGLELGADDYVTKPFNSRELVARIRALLRRVESGASSRSRPRPLTFAGWRINPTTRELHDPAGVRITLTGAEFDLLLAFCRNPGRVLSREQLIEQAFGGLIASVERSVDVHISRIRQKIEPDPKDRSMIKTVRLGGYLFTPAVEQI; encoded by the coding sequence ATGCAAATCCTGGAATATGACCTCGTGGCTTTCCCCGTCACCAACGCACGCATCCTCTGCGTCGAGGACGATGCCGATATCGCCCGCATGCTGGCCGAGGTGCTGCAGGACAACGGCTTCAGGCCGGTGCTGGTTGGTTCGGCCGTCGAGATGGATGCGCTGCTCAAGCGCGAGAGCTTCGATCTCATCGTGCTCGACGTGATGCTGCCCGGCGAGGATGGGCTGAGCATCTGCCGACGCCTGCGCATGTCGTCCACGATTCCCATCATCATGCTGACGGCGCGCGGCGAGGACATCGACCGCATCCTCGGCCTCGAGCTCGGTGCCGACGACTACGTCACCAAGCCTTTCAATTCGCGCGAACTGGTCGCCCGTATCCGGGCCCTGCTGCGCCGCGTCGAGAGCGGCGCCTCGTCGCGGTCACGGCCGCGTCCGCTGACCTTCGCCGGATGGCGCATCAACCCCACCACCCGTGAGCTGCATGACCCCGCGGGCGTCCGGATCACGCTGACCGGTGCCGAGTTCGATCTGTTGCTGGCGTTCTGCCGCAATCCGGGACGGGTGCTGTCACGCGAGCAATTGATCGAGCAGGCCTTCGGCGGCCTGATCGCATCGGTCGAGCGCAGCGTCGACGTCCATATCAGCCGCATCAGGCAGAAGATCGAGCCGGATCCGAAGGACCGCTCGATGATCAAGACCGTGCGGCTCGGCGGCTACCTCTTCACGCCTGCAGTCGAGCAGATCTGA